From a single Lolium rigidum isolate FL_2022 chromosome 7, APGP_CSIRO_Lrig_0.1, whole genome shotgun sequence genomic region:
- the LOC124679175 gene encoding peroxidase 2-like translates to MASRVAILVSCALLLAATWQGAAAAPRLRVGYYQKKCPAAEYIVKGVVGKALQQNPGLGAGIIRMAFHDCFVQGCDASVLLDPTAANPRPEKLGAPNFPSLRGFEVIDDAKAALERFCPGVVSCADVIAFAARDSAYFLSNYRINYQIPSGRFDGSISLESDTLAFLPPPFFNHSQLVDSFKAKNMNEDDLVVLSGAHSIGVSHCSSFTDRLPPNPSTINPALSALLQSKCPVSPNFTNDPTVDQDMVTPNLLDNQYYKNIRKRNVLFTSDAALVTSPLSARKVYQNALFPEVWEKKFARAMVKMSAIELKTAANGEIRKNCRVVNN, encoded by the exons ATGGCAAGCAGGGTTGCGATCTTGGTGTCGTGTGCGCTGCTCCTGGCGGCGACATGGcagggtgcggcggcggcgcctcggctGCGGGTCGGGTACTACCAAAAGAAGTGCCCGGCGGCGGAGTATATCGTCAAGGGGGTCGTCGGCAAGGCCCTCCAACAGAACCCCGGTCTCGGCGCCGGCATCATCCGCATGGCAttccacgactgcttcgtccAG GGCTGTGACGCGTCGGTGCTGCTGGACCCGACGGCGGCGAACCCTCGGCCGGAGAAGCTCGGCGCGCCCAACTTCCCCAGCCTGCGCGGCTTCGAGGTGATCGACGACGCTAAGGCGGCGCTCGAGAGGTTCTGCCCAGGCGTCGTCTCCTGCGCCGACGTCATCGCGTTCGCGGCCCGCGACTCCGCCTACTTCCTCAGCAACTACCGCATCAACTACCAAATTCCGTCGGGACGGTTCGACGGGAGCATCTCGCTCGAGAGCGACACGTTGGCCTTCCTTCCCCCGCCATTCTTCAACCACTCGCAGCTCGTCGACAGCTTCAAGGCCAAGAACATGAACGAGGACGACCTCGTGGTGCTCTCCGGCGCGCACTCCATCGGCGTCTCGcactgctcctccttcaccgaCCGCCTCCCCCCGAACCCCTCCACCATCAACCCCGCTCTCTCCGCCCTGCTGCAGAGCAAGTGCCCGGTGAGCCCAAATTTCACCAACGACCCCACCGTGGATCAGGACATGGTGACACCAAACCTTTTGGACAACCAGTACTACAAGAACATACGGAAGCGCAATGTTCTCTTCACCTCTGACGCAGCGCTGGTAACATCGCCCCTGTCGGCGAGGAAGGTGTATCAGAACGCTTTGTTCCCCGAGGTGTGGGAAAAGAAGTTCGCCAGGGCGATGGTCAAGATGTCAGCTATCGAGCTCAAGACCGCTGCCAACGGCGAGATCAGAAAGAATTGCAGGGTCGTCAACAATTAG